In the genome of Gemmatimonadota bacterium, one region contains:
- a CDS encoding 2-methylcitrate synthase (catalyzes the synthesis of 2-methylcitrate from propionyl-CoA and oxaloacetate; also catalyzes the condensation of oxaloacetate with acetyl-CoA but with a lower specificity): protein MSKQTTGLRGVKAGSTSICTVGAEGHGLHYRGYAIEDLAQYACFEEIVHLLLWEKLPTERELDALKTQLRAHRQLPDLVVRILRSLPSDAHPMDVLRTGVSALGIAEPERDLGDGVAVAVRLMGALPSMLGVWHIGADVLDVDVDDHAAYILHMLKSETPSELECRMMDASLILYAEHEFNASTFTARVCASTLADFYGCITGAIGTLSGSLHGGANERAMELIEQFETPEDAATGVREMLARRELIMGFGHGVYRVRDPRNAIIKEWARQVSAAMGDMSLYEISEAIERVMWDEKKLFPNLDFYSATAYHMAGIKTALFTPIFVLSRCSGWAAHVVEQRADNRLIRPLAEYTGVEARDYVPIEDRG, encoded by the coding sequence GTGAGCAAACAGACGACAGGTTTGAGAGGGGTTAAGGCTGGCAGTACGTCGATTTGTACTGTGGGCGCAGAAGGTCACGGTTTGCACTATCGGGGCTATGCGATTGAAGACCTGGCACAATATGCCTGTTTTGAGGAAATCGTGCATTTGTTGTTGTGGGAGAAGTTGCCCACTGAGAGAGAATTGGATGCGTTGAAAACGCAGTTGCGAGCGCACCGGCAGTTGCCAGATTTGGTTGTGCGGATTCTGCGTTCGCTGCCTTCAGACGCACATCCGATGGATGTTTTGCGAACCGGTGTATCGGCACTTGGCATTGCCGAGCCTGAGCGGGATTTGGGAGATGGCGTAGCTGTGGCTGTGCGGCTTATGGGTGCATTGCCCTCTATGCTGGGGGTCTGGCATATAGGTGCCGATGTTTTGGATGTGGATGTGGATGATCACGCGGCTTATATCTTGCATATGCTCAAATCGGAGACGCCTTCGGAGTTGGAATGTCGGATGATGGATGCGTCGTTGATTTTATATGCCGAGCACGAGTTTAATGCCTCGACATTTACGGCGAGGGTATGTGCCTCTACGCTTGCCGATTTTTATGGATGTATTACCGGGGCTATTGGCACTTTGAGCGGGTCTTTGCACGGGGGCGCGAATGAGCGGGCAATGGAATTGATCGAGCAGTTCGAGACGCCCGAAGACGCGGCAACAGGTGTGCGAGAGATGCTGGCGCGCAGAGAATTGATTATGGGGTTTGGGCACGGGGTTTATCGCGTGCGAGATCCGCGCAATGCGATTATTAAAGAATGGGCGCGTCAGGTGAGTGCAGCAATGGGCGATATGAGCCTGTACGAGATTTCTGAAGCGATTGAGCGGGTTATGTGGGATGAGAAGAAGTTGTTTCCAAATCTGGATTTTTATTCGGCAACAGCGTATCACATGGCCGGTATTAAGACGGCGCTTTTCACGCCCATATTTGTGCTCAGTCGTTGCAGTGGTTGGGCTGCTCATGTGGTGGAGCAGCGGGCGGATAATAGACTGATTCGGCCTCTGGCGGAATACACGGGGGTAGAGGCGCGAGATTATGTGCCAATAGAAGACAGGGGCTAA
- the prpB gene encoding methylisocitrate lyase, producing the protein MAMSAGRRFRAALDAERPLQIVGTINAVSALMAKQAGFRALYLSGSGVAAASYGLPDLGITTLDNVVEDARRITDVVDLPLLVDIDTGFGGTSFSIGRAVKTLEKIGVAAVHIEDQVLQKRCGHRPGKQVVPAEEMCDRIKAAVDARSDSGFVIMARTDSVANEGLACGLNRAREYIAAGADAIFAEALCSLEDFRAFAQRLSVPVLANLTEFGQTPLFDLDEMRGAGVAMVLYPLTAFRMMNAAAYRAYKTLRTQGVQGALINEMQTREELYELLDYYGYEAQVNRLYGA; encoded by the coding sequence ATGGCGATGTCAGCCGGGCGCAGGTTCAGGGCGGCACTGGACGCAGAACGACCCTTGCAGATTGTGGGTACTATCAATGCCGTATCTGCGCTGATGGCAAAACAAGCGGGCTTTCGCGCGCTTTATCTTTCTGGTTCGGGCGTGGCTGCTGCCTCTTATGGGTTGCCCGATTTGGGCATTACAACGCTGGATAATGTGGTCGAGGATGCCCGGCGGATTACAGATGTGGTGGATTTACCGCTGCTGGTTGACATCGATACCGGGTTTGGCGGTACTTCTTTTTCCATTGGTCGTGCAGTAAAGACGCTGGAAAAAATTGGCGTTGCCGCTGTTCACATTGAAGACCAGGTATTGCAAAAACGGTGCGGACATCGCCCGGGAAAACAGGTGGTACCTGCTGAGGAGATGTGCGACCGAATCAAAGCAGCGGTCGATGCGCGGTCAGACAGCGGGTTTGTGATTATGGCGCGAACGGATTCTGTGGCCAATGAGGGTTTGGCGTGCGGTCTCAATCGCGCCCGGGAATACATTGCCGCGGGTGCGGATGCGATTTTTGCAGAAGCGTTGTGTTCCCTGGAGGATTTTCGCGCATTTGCCCAAAGGCTTTCTGTACCTGTGCTGGCGAATCTCACCGAGTTTGGACAAACGCCTCTGTTTGATCTGGACGAGATGAGAGGTGCGGGTGTCGCCATGGTGCTGTATCCTCTCACGGCGTTTAGAATGATGAATGCGGCTGCTTATCGGGCGTATAAAACGCTGCGAACACAGGGCGTGCAGGGCGCGTTGATAAACGAGATGCAGACGCGTGAAGAACTCTACGAATTGCTGGATTATTACGGGTATGAGGCGCAGGTCAATCGACTTTATGGCGCGTGA